The DNA sequence AAATAAAGAATGCTATAAAAGTTTAATAACTTTTTAGGCATTCTTTTTATATAATAGAAAATATTTGATAATGTCCTTTTATTTGTAACTAGGACAAGGCATTAGAACGTTTTTTTATTCTTTTAAAAACCCTATTAAGGGTAGAAATATACTTGTTAGATAATGCATAGGGTAGCTTTTAATGCTGAATTACCAAATATACCCATTGCTATAATCTCATAAGTATGTTAACCTAGTAAATGTAAAGAACATAATATCGCGGGATGGAGCAGTTGGCAGCTCGTTGGGCTCATAACCCAAAGGTCGTAGGTTCGAGTCCTACTCCCGCTATTTTGAATGATGAAAACCTCTTATATCTTTTGATATAGGAGGTTTTTTGAGATAAAACTTTATTTTACTTAAAATAGTAATAATCCTATGGCTTCATAGCATAAAGTAATACCACGAAGTGTAAAGGAGCCTCTTAGTTATGCAGAATTTAAGAAATGAAGATCTATTAAATGAAGTGCTTAGTAAGTGTAAAATGATAGTTGATAAAAACTATTTTAATAATATTCATGAGCTTACCTTTTGTTCATCCCCTAGCAAGGAAGGATGTATCAGACTACTCAAAATAGAAATACTCACAGCACCTATATCACCGGAGTTTTTTACCTTTGTACTTAACGCATTAGGTAATCTTCAAGAAGTGTTTGGCTATATTCTTAAGTCTTTTGAAGATACACTCATTTTATATGTGGGGCTCAAAACGGCCAAAAGTATGTGTACTGCAATAGATATTCTTAAAAACGGCCTAAAAAACTCTTATCCCAACAGCAAATTTAGAGAACTGTCCCCAAAGGAGAGTTCTTTGATTTTAGAGGATTTATTTGATCCAAATGTTTATCATGCTCTTTCTTCAGCTATAGTGATTCCTAATAATACATCTGCAAGCAATGCCCCTATTAATCAAAAATTAGTGGATTTGATGGGCAGTGAAGACTTTGTAGCCTTTTTTTTAGCTTCCGCTCTTACATACTCACAAATACAGTGCTTTATTTACGAATTAAAAGAATTGTACACTAAACTATCTTCTTTTTCAGAGAGTGATTATGGTTTCTCCCATAGTTTGGCTAAAAATACTGCTGTTCATATAACAAAAAGTACTGCAGAAAATAGTAGTGCCACGTGCTCAGAGAATAATGGATCAGAGAATGCCAAAAGTGCTTCAAAATATACACTTATTACACCTGCTGCTATTATACCACTCGAAAATTTACGTACATTTAGCATAAGTATTGCACTTAATGAAACATGCGGTATTGCAAATGTTGCTCTTCAATCTGTAGGTAAATCAGAAACCAAAGGATGTACTGTTACGAATACGAAGCTTCATATTAATTCATCTACCCATACAAACAGTGATTCGTTATCCTATACTACCCAAAATAAATTTGTTATAGAGCTTTTAGAAAAAATTGATGCGCTTATCTTACGATTAACATTAGCCTCCGGCGATCCCTTCTTTTGTTTTGGCGCCTATTTTCTTTCACCCTCTTCGGCAACGAGTATTCGAGCGGCGTCTACTTATTTGGGACTTGCAAAAGATAACACGCTAAATATTGAAGATACCTTTATCAACACTTGGGAAGATTGCGACAGTATTTTTCCTAATTTATTAGATAGTCTTAGACATTTTAATCAACTATCTTTTGAGGTAGGTTCAAAAAATGAGTGTATTACAACGACAACAATTATTAACGCGTCAGAGCTAGTGAATACTTTTTATTTTCCTTATTCAAAGGCGTCAGATAAAGCTAATAGCTTCAATTGAGATTATTAGATGAAAAAAATACTAGAGAAGCTATTAAATAGTTTTCAATTTATTTTTAAATGTATTTTTAAATAGGTTTTAAAATGTAAAATGAATAGTTGGATTAATTGGATAACCCGTGATATACTAAGAGTAATCTACAAAAAAAATAGGGACATTCCTATTTTTTTGTGCATATACGATAAGGAATCTACAACAAAATAAGTGGTTTGTGGGTAATAAGTGAGCGGAAGGAATTCATAGAATGAATATGAAAACATCTAATAAACATGGGAAAATAATACCTTTAGTTATATGCTGTAGTATAAGTGCAATCATCCTTACAACGCTGTGCGGTATTTTTTATTTTAGACAAAAACTCTTGGCTGCAGCGAGCTCAAATGCTATAAGTTATGAGAAATACGACAAGCACTACGCACTTATCACAAGCAATAAAGATTCACCGTTTTGGGAGTCAGTTTATGAAGAAGCTAAAATAGAAGCTAAAAAACATAATGCATATGTAGAATATATAGGTAAAAGTTTATCGGCGGCCTATGATATTCAGGTATTATTAAGGATAGCTATTGACAGCGCAGTAGATGGCATTATTATAGAAGCGAGTGAAAACCTAGAGGTAGCAGAACTTATTAACGAAGCAGTAGAAAAAGGTATTGTGGTTATTACCGTTTTAAAAGACAGCCCTAAGAGTGAGCGTCAGAGCTTTATAGGAATTAATAATTATAATCTAGGGCAGACCTATGGTCAGCAAGTTTTAAATATATGGGATGAGGATACCAGAAGAATTTTAGTACTAATGGATTCAAATAAACAAGATACAAATCAAAATGTCATTTATTCAAGTATTAAGGAGACTATTTTACAAGAAACTGATAAGAGTAAGCAACTGGATATTCGAACCGTGACTGTTAACAATGAAAACACTTTTAGTTCGGAAGAAGTTATACGGGATATCATTATGGATACAAATAATTTGCCTGATATTATCATTTGCCTTAACAGCATAGATACGAGATGTGCTTATCAAGCGGTAGTAGACCATAATAAAGTAGGGCAAATCAATATCCTTGGTTATTATAATTCAGAAGATATTTTAAAAGCTGTTCAAAAGGAGATTATCCACTCAACGATTTCGATTGATGCAAAACAGATGGGAGCTTTGTGTGTACAAGCTTTAGATGAGTATAAAACGACGGGGCGTGTCAGTAATTATCTGCCAGTTGATACACATCTAATTACGTTGAAAAATGTTAATAAATACTTGAAAAATGAAAACTAAGGGATGCTTATTTCATAAGCTGTCAATTGAGGTGGAGTCACTAATGAATAGGATTATAAATCATTTAAAGTATAAGTGGTATACTCTGACCATTCGCATTAAACTTGTGGCTGTTTTTATGTTTACATGTTTAATCATCTGTATCGTTAATATTTTTATGTACGTTAATATTAATACTATGATCGGCAAAATTAATGAAGTATACATAAGTAATGTTAATTTAAATGAGTTATCTGATTCATTAGCTTCTATCCAAAGGAGTATGACTGATTATCTCGGGACAAAAGGATCAGAGGCCCTAAGGGAGTACTACTCCTCAGAGCAGAGTTATGGGAAGCTGCTCGAAAATTTAAATACAATGATAACAGATAGCCATATGTTGCTTATGGAGAAAAATATTAAGAATATGTCTGAAGCCTACCTTGTTCTTACTAGAGAAACTATGCAGGCTAAACGGGCACGTAATGTCGAAAAGTATAAAAAAAATTATGATGAGGCTTCGGACTTGTTTACGTATATTAACACTTATATTAATAGTTTAAATAATGAACAGTTTAAGGATAACTCGGATAATTATAAAGTGCTTTTAATTTCTATGGGTTACCTCAAGATAATTAGTACAACTATCTTGATTACTGCAATTATATTGAGTATTTTCCTGGTATACATACTCACCCATAGTATTACTAGACCTTTAATTCAGCTAGCTAAGACTGCTAATGAGATAGGAAAAGGCAATTTTAAAATCAATTTAGTAGAAGTAAGATCATTAGATGAGATAGGTGTTGTATCTAAAGCTTTTAATCAAATGATTTTAAGTATTGAACAGTATATTGATAAAATCAAAATTAATTTAGAGACAGAAAACATGATGAAAGAAAAAGAACTTATTATGGCAAGTCATTTAAAAGATGCCCAGCTTAAATACTTGCAAGCTCAGATTAATCCCCATTTTTTATTTAATACTTTAAATGCAGGTGCGCAGCTGGCTATGATGGAAGAAGCTGATAAGACTTGCTTGTTTATTGAAAATATGGCTGACTTTTTTCGGTACAATATTAAGAAAATAAATGAAGATTCAACGTTAGAAGAAGAAATAAGACTCGTAGATAATTATATCTATATTTTAAATGTACGTTTTTCGGGGGAAATTCACTTTGAAAAAGCTGTAGAAGAAAGCCTGTTGAAAGTATGCGTACCCAGTATGATTTTACAGCCTATCGTAGAAAATGCAGTTAATTATGGTATTAGAGATGTGGAGTGGACAGGGGTTATTAAACTAAGGGTTTATCAAAAGGATGATTATATTTATATTAGTATTCAAGATAACGGCGTTGGGATTAAGCAAAGTAAAATTGATGAGATTATGAGAGGGGAAATTATTGAACCAGACCTGTCTAAAAACTCTAATGGTATTGGACTTGGGAACGTTATTAAAAGACTAAAGCTTTATTACAATTGTGAACATGTAATAGAAATTAAAAGCCATGGTAAAAATCAAGGAACAGAAGTTCTTATTTGTATTCCGAAAATGATGCAAAGGGGTTAGAGTTGTGTACAAAATTATGTTAGCAGATGATGAAGGGATTGTTATTGATTCTTTAAAATTTATTATTGAAAAAAATTTTGAGGGTATTTGTATTACAGATTTTGCCAAAACAGGCCGTAGTGTTATTGAGCTTGCAGAAAGATTTAGACCTGATATTGTTTTTATGGATATTCAAATGCCTGGTATTAATGGCATTGAGGCGATGAGAGAGATTAAAAGATTTAGTCCATCTACTGTTTTTATTGTACTATCAGCCTATGACAAATTTGACTATGCAAAAGAAGCTATTCATTTAGGGGTGCTGGAGTACTTAAATAAACCTGTTAATCAAAAAGTTATTGTCGAGATTATACAAAAAGCTATGCAGATCATAGATAATGAAAAGGAAAAACGGAGTTATGATTTATTAGTAAAAGAGAAGCTGGAGATTGTGGTGCCCAGCATAGAAGCAGGTCTTATCTATGCTATTCTTTTTCAAGAAGAGTGTCCTGAGGACATGGTTAAGTATAATGAGCTCCTGGGGGTTAAGGAACAGTATGGGTATCTTATGGTGCTAGAATACGGAGATACTGTTGAAGGAACTGATTTGAGTAATACAGTAGGTGCAAGCATTAAGGCCCAATCGTTTTCCTACCATTTAAGAGAAATTGTTAAGGAATATGTGGCGGGGGTAGTAGGGGCAAATATGACTAACAAAACGATCGTTTTTATTCCTTGTAATCAGTCTCAAATAGATTATAATGAGCGTATGAAAATAATAGAAAATGGTAGGCAAATGATCCGCACACTTACACAAAAGATAGATGTGGAATTCCGCTTGGGGATTGGCGATATAAAAAGTCAGAGCAGGCTCGTAGAGTCCTATAGAGAAGCCATAAGCGCTATGAGGAATTCAAGCGGTACAGTGGTGCATTTTAAAGATTTGCCTTTAAGTTGTATGTATGAAGAGAACTACCCTATTGAGACAGAACAAGCTTTATTTAGTAATATTCGCTTAGGGAAACTCTCAGAAGCTAAAGTAGAAGCAGATACATATTTTGATTGGATGATAAGAAATTATTCAGATTGTGAAATGGATATTAAATTAAAAGTACTTGAGCTTGTTTTATACGGGGAGAGAAAAGCTTATTTAAGTGGCGGGATGACATATACCTTCACCAATCGAAAAGATTATTTAAGTACGATTATTGAGATGCATACTTATGAAGAACTTAAAAAATGGTTTGTACAAAAAATCTGTGAAGCCTGCACCAATGTTTTGACTAAAAAAAATGAACACTCCAATCAATGTATTGAAAAAGCTAAGGCGTATATTAAAGAACATTATAAAAAAGATATTTCATTAGAGGAGGTGTCACGCAAAGTAGATATTAGTCTTTATTATTTCAGTAAGCTTTTTAAAAACGTAGTAGGAGAAAATTTTATTGACTATCTCACACGCATTCGTATTGAGGCTGCTAAGGCGCTATTATATGATGAGATGAGCATCAAGGAAGTTGCACTAGAAGTAGGCTATAGGGATTCTAATTATTTTAGCCGCCTATTTAAAAAATGTGTAGGGATAACACCAACAGAATTCAAGGAGGGGATAGTGTATGATAAAAAGAAGTAGTGTTTTAACTTTACTTTGCATTTGCTTGCTAGGAAGTGTTGGGTGCTCTAAAGAGCCTTATGCTAAAACACAATTTCAGGAAATAAAAGACACTAAAATAAAAATTGGTTTATCTGTTGACTCCTTTATCATTGAAAGATGGCAAAGAGAAAAAGATATCTTTATATCGAGAGCAGGGGAACTGGGGGCAGAAGTGAATGTTCAGGATGCGAATGGGGATATTAAG is a window from the Cellulosilyticum sp. I15G10I2 genome containing:
- a CDS encoding substrate-binding domain-containing protein, coding for MNMKTSNKHGKIIPLVICCSISAIILTTLCGIFYFRQKLLAAASSNAISYEKYDKHYALITSNKDSPFWESVYEEAKIEAKKHNAYVEYIGKSLSAAYDIQVLLRIAIDSAVDGIIIEASENLEVAELINEAVEKGIVVITVLKDSPKSERQSFIGINNYNLGQTYGQQVLNIWDEDTRRILVLMDSNKQDTNQNVIYSSIKETILQETDKSKQLDIRTVTVNNENTFSSEEVIRDIIMDTNNLPDIIICLNSIDTRCAYQAVVDHNKVGQINILGYYNSEDILKAVQKEIIHSTISIDAKQMGALCVQALDEYKTTGRVSNYLPVDTHLITLKNVNKYLKNEN
- a CDS encoding sensor histidine kinase is translated as MNRIINHLKYKWYTLTIRIKLVAVFMFTCLIICIVNIFMYVNINTMIGKINEVYISNVNLNELSDSLASIQRSMTDYLGTKGSEALREYYSSEQSYGKLLENLNTMITDSHMLLMEKNIKNMSEAYLVLTRETMQAKRARNVEKYKKNYDEASDLFTYINTYINSLNNEQFKDNSDNYKVLLISMGYLKIISTTILITAIILSIFLVYILTHSITRPLIQLAKTANEIGKGNFKINLVEVRSLDEIGVVSKAFNQMILSIEQYIDKIKINLETENMMKEKELIMASHLKDAQLKYLQAQINPHFLFNTLNAGAQLAMMEEADKTCLFIENMADFFRYNIKKINEDSTLEEEIRLVDNYIYILNVRFSGEIHFEKAVEESLLKVCVPSMILQPIVENAVNYGIRDVEWTGVIKLRVYQKDDYIYISIQDNGVGIKQSKIDEIMRGEIIEPDLSKNSNGIGLGNVIKRLKLYYNCEHVIEIKSHGKNQGTEVLICIPKMMQRG
- a CDS encoding response regulator, giving the protein MYKIMLADDEGIVIDSLKFIIEKNFEGICITDFAKTGRSVIELAERFRPDIVFMDIQMPGINGIEAMREIKRFSPSTVFIVLSAYDKFDYAKEAIHLGVLEYLNKPVNQKVIVEIIQKAMQIIDNEKEKRSYDLLVKEKLEIVVPSIEAGLIYAILFQEECPEDMVKYNELLGVKEQYGYLMVLEYGDTVEGTDLSNTVGASIKAQSFSYHLREIVKEYVAGVVGANMTNKTIVFIPCNQSQIDYNERMKIIENGRQMIRTLTQKIDVEFRLGIGDIKSQSRLVESYREAISAMRNSSGTVVHFKDLPLSCMYEENYPIETEQALFSNIRLGKLSEAKVEADTYFDWMIRNYSDCEMDIKLKVLELVLYGERKAYLSGGMTYTFTNRKDYLSTIIEMHTYEELKKWFVQKICEACTNVLTKKNEHSNQCIEKAKAYIKEHYKKDISLEEVSRKVDISLYYFSKLFKNVVGENFIDYLTRIRIEAAKALLYDEMSIKEVALEVGYRDSNYFSRLFKKCVGITPTEFKEGIVYDKKK